The genomic segment GAATCCTAGTTTTCCTGAATCTTGGGTGATTTCCATTGGTTTTAAAAGTTAAAGCTAAAATTTCTTAGTTTGGTGCACAAAACCCTCACAATCTGACCCCAGCCTACCCTTCTGGTCCTGTGAATATATTGTTCTCTTTGGGATTCTTTTTCTCCAACAAATTGCTCATCGGGCACTCTTACAAAGGTTCTAAAGCCAGTTCACATTGCAGGTCCCCATCTCCGAGACTTCCCTGACATCTCCAACACGTTCTCTCCTTCCCGTCCTCCCATCCTCCTGCCATCTTTTGTATAATACAACCTATTACAAAAAAGTTGGAACCatacttttaaatgtttctctgCCATTAGAGTTTGAGCTTCTTGAAGCCAGGCAAGTAGGGTTTTTTCCATCAGTCTTCCCCAGAATGCAGGACACAGCCCCTTCATTGCTGTTACCCATTATGCTGTCTGAATTAACAACAGCTGAACTGACCCAGGAGGATCTTTGAATGTGCCCTTAAGACTGACAAGATCTGGAATTGCAAGGATCTCTAATTAAACTGTCTATAGTCAATCACCATCTTTAATAAGCTGTTTTGCTAGAAACTAGGATAAATTAAAGCAGCCAAGGGAGGAAATCTATTTTCCCTTGCTATACCATCCAGAGGCCACTCTCCCTATCCTTACGGTCACTTATTACTTGACATATCATGTATGAACAGATTCTAATAGGGTCCAGTTTGAGAAATCCTCATGTTCTTAAGTAGGAAGGAATTGTAGGGAAAAATGCTTACTGTGGATTCTGCTTTTTCCACTCTGTTGTCTTCATTAGAAACcaaaaagtcaatgaaaaatcCTGGGCCCACACTATCTCCTGACCTGTTCTCCAGGCAATTCCTGTCCTAGTTTGTCTATTTACCCACAAAACCAGGGCTAATGCTTTGTTCAGGGGCTTTAAAGTTTTCAGACTCACAGTTGGATGCTGTTGCTGTTCTTTTGCCTCCTTGTGGGGCAGGTCTTTGGGAGTCAAGGGCACATGGCTCTACTCCTAATCCTGCTGAGAGTAGATGCTAAGAGCCTCAGGAGAATGTTTCCCATCTTGTCAGGAAAGCTTCCTGCCAGTGGCCCGGAGCAAAGCATCCTTGACCTCCTTGTTCCTCAGGGTGTACACTACAGGGTTCAGCAGGGGAGTGATGATGGTGTAGGTCACTGAGATCAGCTGATCCTGATCCCTGGTGTTCTCAGACTTGGGCTTGAGGTAGGCAATGGAGGCGCAGCCATAGTGGACGATGACCACCTTGAGGTGGGAGGCGCAGGTGGCGAAGGCCTTCTTCCGGCCCTGGGCAGAGGGGATCTTGAGGATGGTGGAGATGATGAGGACGTAGGAGATGAAGACCAGCCCCATGGGAACAACGAGCACCAGCACACTGATGATCACAGTCAGGATCTCATTGACTGTGGTATCGATGCAGGAGAGCTTCATCACAGGTCGGATGTCACAGAAGAAGTGGGCCACCTTTGTGGCACAGAAAGGTAACCTGAACACAGATGTCACTTGTGTCATAGCTACAATCAGCCCAATGCTGCAGGCACCCCACACCAGCTGGACACACACTCTCTTGTTCATAATAACTGAGTATCTCAGGGGGTTGCAGATGGCCACATAGCGGTCATAGCCCATTGCCGTTAGCAGGAAGCAGTTAGTGATGCCAAAGGTTACAAAAAAGAACATCTGTGTGGCACAGCCTGCCCATGAGATGGATTGGTTCATACCCACGAGACTGGAGAGCATCCTTGGGAGAATGACCAGTGTGTACACGGTCTCTGAAGTGGACAGCATGCttaggaagaagtacatgggcgTGTGGAGGTGACGATCAGTTCGGATAATGGTCACGATGATGACGTTGCCTGCCAGGGTGAAGGCGTACAGCACCAGGAACATGGCAAAAAGGGTGAGCTGGTGCTCATGGAAGCTGGAGAAACCCTGGAAAATAAACTCCGTGATAAGAGTACGGTTCTCTCTCTCCATTGAGTGGCTACTAAATCTGAAATGTGGAAGAACAGAAGGTGCATAATTTCAGCAAGGCTGTTGAAGCACATTACTCAAATTGATTGAAATTAGTTCTCAGCTGTAAACCTGGGATACATTTCCCAGTGCATTAAAGTTTATCTCTGGGTTTATTTAAAGTACTTTTACTCTGTGGCCATCTATCACAATTTCGTATGCATCCcagattccttatttttttttggtcatattcCCACAGCATAACTACGTACATTCCCACTTCACCCTACTCTTCCTCCTCGACatctggaatgcccttcctccttttctcctcttatttAAATCTTTCCCCGTCCCTCAAGGATGGAGGCAGGCATCGGTACATCAACGCCTGTTGTGCTGTGATGTTCTCACACGTACGTGGAAGATCGTCTCCCCACCAGGGCTGCCCTGTCCTCGATTAAACGCCCTGCGACTTTATACCTTCCGCATCTGCCTATCTTACCAGCTCGGGATCACGGATAAACTAGAGAATTGAAAACAATTTAAGGATTGactggagacttttttttcccctttcaagaTGATGAGT from the Halichoerus grypus chromosome 7, mHalGry1.hap1.1, whole genome shotgun sequence genome contains:
- the LOC118521312 gene encoding olfactory receptor 10J1, with amino-acid sequence MERENRTLITEFIFQGFSSFHEHQLTLFAMFLVLYAFTLAGNVIIVTIIRTDRHLHTPMYFFLSMLSTSETVYTLVILPRMLSSLVGMNQSISWAGCATQMFFFVTFGITNCFLLTAMGYDRYVAICNPLRYSVIMNKRVCVQLVWGACSIGLIVAMTQVTSVFRLPFCATKVAHFFCDIRPVMKLSCIDTTVNEILTVIISVLVLVVPMGLVFISYVLIISTILKIPSAQGRKKAFATCASHLKVVIVHYGCASIAYLKPKSENTRDQDQLISVTYTIITPLLNPVVYTLRNKEVKDALLRATGRKLS